Proteins encoded together in one Caulobacter sp. FWC2 window:
- the bioB gene encoding biotin synthase BioB, with protein MFTGTPHPRHDWTLAETEALFDLPFMELVFQAASVHRAWFDPSEVQLSQLLSVKTGGCAENCGYCSQSAHFKTGLKAEKLMAADDVVAKARAARDGGAQRFCMGAAWRELKDRDLPKLASMIGEVKALGLETCATLGMLTADQAKALKDAGLDYYNHNLDTGPDYYKDVVTTRTYQERLDTLAHVRDAGMSTCCGGIVGMGEQRRDRAGLLHQLATLPAHPDSLPINGLVPVSGTPLGDKVLSEGKAIDAIEFIRTIAVARIVCPKSMVRLSAGREGMSRELQALCFMAGANSIFVGGKLLTTPLPGLDEDSKLFQDLDLRPMHAAGPMDQGLLDLELLMGIA; from the coding sequence ATGTTCACCGGAACGCCGCACCCCCGCCATGACTGGACGCTCGCCGAGACGGAGGCTCTCTTCGACCTCCCTTTCATGGAGCTGGTGTTCCAGGCCGCGAGTGTTCACCGCGCCTGGTTCGACCCGTCGGAAGTGCAGCTGTCGCAGCTGCTGTCGGTCAAGACCGGCGGCTGCGCCGAGAACTGCGGTTATTGCAGCCAGTCGGCCCACTTCAAGACGGGCCTCAAGGCCGAGAAGCTGATGGCCGCCGACGACGTGGTGGCCAAGGCCCGCGCGGCCCGCGACGGCGGCGCCCAGCGCTTCTGCATGGGCGCGGCCTGGCGGGAGCTGAAGGATCGCGACCTGCCCAAGCTGGCCTCGATGATCGGCGAGGTGAAGGCCCTGGGCCTGGAGACCTGCGCCACCCTGGGCATGCTGACCGCCGATCAGGCCAAGGCCCTGAAGGACGCCGGCCTCGACTATTACAACCACAACCTCGACACCGGTCCGGACTACTACAAGGACGTGGTGACCACGCGCACCTACCAGGAGCGCCTCGACACCCTGGCCCATGTCCGCGACGCCGGCATGAGCACCTGCTGCGGCGGCATCGTCGGCATGGGCGAGCAGCGCCGCGACCGCGCCGGCCTGCTGCATCAGCTGGCCACCCTGCCGGCTCATCCCGACAGCCTGCCGATCAACGGCCTGGTGCCGGTCAGCGGCACGCCGCTGGGCGACAAGGTGCTCAGCGAAGGCAAGGCGATCGACGCCATCGAGTTCATCCGCACCATCGCCGTCGCCCGCATCGTCTGCCCGAAGTCCATGGTCCGCCTGTCGGCCGGTCGCGAGGGCATGAGCCGCGAGCTGCAGGCCCTGTGCTTCATGGCCGGCGCCAATTCGATCTTCGTCGGCGGCAAGCTGCTGACCACCCCGCTGCCGGGCCTGGACGAGGACTCAAAGCTGTTCCAGGACCTGGACCTGAGGCCGATGCACGCGGCGGGTCCGATGGATCAAGGCCTCCTTGACCTGGAGCTGCTGATGGGGATTGCGTGA
- a CDS encoding acyl-CoA carboxylase subunit beta — MQHILEELDRRRAQAKAGGGEKRVEAQHAKGKLTARERIDLLLDEGSFEEFDMFVEHRCADFGMETQKIPGDGVVTGWGTINGKVVYVFSKDFTVFGGSLSNAHAQKIIKVQRQAMKVGAPIIGLFDAGGARIQEGVDSLAGYADIFLENTLASGVIPQISVIMGPCAGGDVYSPAMTDFIFMVKDTSYMFVTGPDVVKTVTNEVVTAEELGGARVHAAKSGVAEGAFENDLEAMTQVRRLVDFLPSSNREAAPERESFDEALRDEPSLDTLIPADPTKPYDMKELILKMVDEADFFEISSEWAKNIIVGFARMDGETVGIVANQPQVLAGVLDIDSSRKAARFVRFCDAFNIPIITLVDVPGFMPGTKQEYGGLIKHGAKLLFAYAEATVPKITVITRKAYGGAYDVMSSKHLRGDLNYAWPTAEIAVMGAKGAVEIIFRQEAKDPEALAVREAEYKDRFANPFVAAQRGYVDDVIMPHGTRRRIVRGLKSLKGKELSNPWKKHDNIPL, encoded by the coding sequence TTGCAGCACATTCTCGAGGAACTCGACCGTCGTCGCGCCCAGGCCAAGGCCGGCGGTGGCGAGAAGCGCGTCGAAGCCCAGCACGCCAAGGGCAAGCTGACGGCGCGCGAACGCATCGACCTGCTGCTGGACGAGGGTTCCTTCGAGGAGTTCGACATGTTCGTCGAGCACCGCTGCGCCGACTTCGGCATGGAGACCCAGAAGATCCCCGGCGATGGCGTGGTCACCGGCTGGGGCACGATCAACGGCAAGGTGGTCTACGTCTTCTCCAAGGACTTCACGGTGTTCGGCGGCAGCCTGTCGAACGCCCACGCCCAGAAGATCATCAAGGTCCAGCGCCAGGCCATGAAGGTCGGCGCGCCGATCATAGGCCTGTTCGACGCGGGCGGCGCCCGTATCCAGGAGGGCGTCGACAGCCTGGCCGGCTATGCCGACATCTTCCTGGAGAACACCCTGGCCAGCGGCGTGATCCCGCAGATCAGCGTGATCATGGGCCCCTGCGCCGGCGGCGACGTCTACAGCCCGGCGATGACCGACTTCATCTTCATGGTGAAGGACACCAGCTACATGTTCGTCACCGGCCCGGACGTGGTGAAGACCGTCACCAACGAGGTCGTCACCGCCGAGGAACTGGGCGGGGCCCGGGTCCACGCGGCCAAGTCGGGCGTGGCCGAGGGCGCGTTCGAGAACGATCTCGAGGCCATGACCCAGGTCCGCCGCCTAGTCGACTTCCTGCCCTCGTCCAACCGCGAGGCCGCCCCCGAGCGAGAGAGCTTCGACGAGGCGCTGCGCGACGAGCCCAGCCTGGACACCCTGATCCCGGCCGATCCGACCAAGCCCTACGACATGAAGGAGCTGATCCTGAAGATGGTCGACGAGGCCGACTTCTTCGAGATCTCCAGCGAGTGGGCCAAGAACATCATCGTGGGCTTCGCCCGCATGGACGGCGAGACCGTCGGCATCGTCGCCAACCAGCCGCAGGTGCTGGCCGGGGTGCTGGACATCGACAGTTCCAGGAAAGCCGCGCGCTTCGTGCGGTTCTGCGACGCCTTCAACATCCCGATCATCACCCTGGTCGACGTGCCGGGCTTCATGCCGGGGACCAAGCAGGAGTACGGCGGGCTGATCAAGCACGGCGCCAAGCTCTTGTTCGCCTATGCCGAGGCCACGGTGCCGAAGATCACGGTCATCACCCGCAAGGCCTATGGCGGGGCCTATGACGTGATGAGCTCCAAGCACCTGCGCGGCGACCTCAACTACGCCTGGCCGACGGCCGAGATCGCGGTGATGGGGGCCAAAGGGGCGGTGGAGATCATCTTCCGCCAGGAGGCCAAGGACCCAGAGGCCCTGGCCGTCCGCGAGGCCGAGTACAAGGACCGCTTCGCCAATCCGTTCGTGGCGGCCCAGCGCGGCTATGTGGATGACGTGATCATGCCGCATGGCACGCGCCGCCGGATCGTGCGGGGGCTCAAGAGCCTGAAGGGGAAGGAATTGTCGAACCCCTGGAAGAAGCACGACAACATTCCGCTCTAG
- a CDS encoding MerR family transcriptional regulator — translation MTPDVSSTDMFLSISAMAARLGVSQRALRHYEAVGLIQSYRLYKSARSYDPETVDRLTVIALLRKADVPIATIRAIMSLRPDEAAYLRAVREALLSAQDQKTRELAMIRQLLGDLKTVFTASAQASRSPREVR, via the coding sequence ATGACGCCGGACGTCTCCTCCACCGACATGTTTCTGTCGATCAGCGCGATGGCCGCGCGACTGGGTGTGTCGCAACGCGCTCTGCGCCACTACGAGGCGGTCGGTCTTATCCAGTCGTACCGTCTCTACAAGAGCGCTCGTAGCTATGATCCTGAAACCGTCGATCGTCTAACCGTCATAGCGCTTCTGCGAAAGGCGGACGTCCCGATCGCCACCATCCGGGCGATCATGTCGCTTCGGCCTGACGAGGCCGCCTATCTGCGTGCGGTGCGTGAAGCGCTCTTGTCCGCCCAAGATCAGAAAACGCGTGAACTGGCGATGATTCGGCAGCTGCTCGGCGACTTGAAAACCGTCTTCACGGCCAGCGCCCAAGCCAGTCGCAGTCCTAGGGAAGTCCGATGA
- a CDS encoding MerR family transcriptional regulator — MFARAERKTIARKLTAPPPSALREIITSFGLSPTIIRRWEEAGLVAFERQGGRVVVNDTTREHLATVIELRAAGFSVKEIAWISDTLPPTIKQMRDALAARQAQTVSKPSTQLGSAFRETIKAFGLSLTVVKHWENAGVVAFARQGGRVVVDDAMRESLAMVIELRRAGFSVKEITWISDTLPPTVSQMRQALQARLAQSEAARARSIAGAIVAGCSRG; from the coding sequence ATGTTCGCTCGCGCCGAACGCAAGACGATAGCTCGCAAACTCACTGCCCCGCCGCCGTCGGCGCTGCGTGAGATCATCACGTCTTTCGGCCTCAGTCCGACCATCATCAGGCGTTGGGAAGAGGCCGGCCTTGTCGCGTTCGAGCGGCAAGGTGGGCGCGTCGTTGTCAACGATACGACGCGAGAGCATTTGGCCACGGTCATCGAACTTCGCGCCGCCGGCTTCTCGGTCAAGGAAATCGCCTGGATCTCCGACACCTTACCGCCGACCATCAAGCAGATGCGTGACGCGCTTGCGGCCCGCCAAGCTCAAACCGTGAGCAAGCCGTCGACCCAGCTCGGGTCGGCGTTTCGCGAGACCATCAAGGCCTTTGGCCTCAGCCTGACCGTCGTCAAGCATTGGGAAAATGCCGGTGTCGTCGCCTTCGCACGCCAAGGCGGACGCGTCGTGGTCGACGACGCCATGCGTGAGAGCCTGGCCATGGTGATCGAGCTTCGGCGCGCCGGCTTCTCGGTCAAGGAGATCACTTGGATTTCCGACACCTTGCCGCCGACCGTTTCGCAGATGCGCCAAGCCCTCCAGGCGCGCCTCGCCCAAAGCGAAGCCGCGCGCGCGCGCTCGATCGCGGGAGCGATCGTCGCGGGCTGCTCTCGGGGCTAG
- a CDS encoding short-chain fatty acyl-CoA regulator family protein: MRDKLFIGPKLRLLRQAKGWNLEACATRLGLSASYLSQIEANQRPVTARVVIDVMRVFEVEAATLDVADDQRMVADLREATADTIPGGEPPGLQELKSAVANTPNLARAFLALHHAYRRLDERLKTTEEAVSLDERGAASALLPYEEVRDFFHYKNNYVHSLDVAAEALSAELGLDGPEPVETVLERWLREKQGIGVTRSAEPDLLRRFDPAAGLLTLGAPQGPATRSFQMAYQIVAASLSDTVEMELGAAGFRSEGAAKVCRTALLNYAAGAMLLPYERFREAALATRHDTERLSLMFQTSLEQVFHRLSTLQRPGARGVPFYFVRVDQAGNITKRHSATRLQFARFGGTCPLWNVHDAFATPDKWLVQLAEMPDGVGYVSIAKGVVKPSGAYLQPDRRYALGLGCEVQYADSLVYAQGLDLKGPPARIGVSCRICERNDCSQRAFPPVDRAFEVLEHERRSVPFSLET, from the coding sequence ATGCGAGATAAACTGTTCATCGGCCCCAAGCTCCGCCTGCTGCGCCAAGCGAAAGGCTGGAATTTGGAGGCCTGCGCCACACGGCTTGGCTTGTCGGCAAGCTATCTCTCGCAAATCGAAGCCAATCAGCGGCCGGTGACCGCGCGGGTTGTGATCGATGTGATGCGGGTCTTCGAGGTCGAGGCCGCGACCCTCGATGTCGCCGACGACCAACGGATGGTCGCGGATCTACGCGAGGCTACGGCCGACACGATCCCCGGCGGCGAGCCTCCGGGGCTGCAGGAACTGAAGTCGGCAGTCGCCAACACGCCGAACCTGGCCCGGGCCTTCCTGGCGCTACATCACGCCTATCGTCGACTTGATGAGCGCCTCAAGACGACCGAGGAAGCGGTATCCCTGGACGAGCGGGGCGCGGCCAGCGCCCTCCTGCCCTATGAGGAAGTCCGCGACTTCTTCCACTACAAGAACAACTACGTTCATAGCCTGGACGTTGCCGCTGAAGCCCTCTCGGCCGAACTCGGCTTGGATGGCCCCGAGCCTGTCGAGACGGTGCTGGAGCGCTGGTTGAGGGAAAAACAGGGCATAGGCGTGACACGATCAGCCGAGCCGGATCTTCTACGCCGGTTCGATCCGGCAGCGGGCCTTTTGACCCTCGGCGCGCCCCAGGGCCCCGCCACGCGATCGTTCCAAATGGCCTATCAGATCGTCGCCGCATCGCTCTCTGATACGGTCGAAATGGAGTTGGGGGCGGCGGGCTTTCGTAGCGAGGGCGCGGCCAAGGTTTGCCGCACCGCGCTGTTGAACTATGCGGCGGGCGCGATGCTCTTGCCGTATGAGCGTTTCCGCGAAGCCGCACTCGCAACGCGACACGACACTGAGCGCCTGAGCCTCATGTTCCAGACGAGCTTGGAACAGGTTTTCCATCGGCTCTCGACGCTCCAGCGACCCGGCGCGCGGGGCGTGCCGTTCTATTTCGTGCGTGTCGATCAAGCCGGCAACATCACCAAGCGCCACAGCGCCACACGGCTTCAGTTCGCCCGCTTTGGCGGGACCTGCCCGCTGTGGAACGTGCACGACGCCTTCGCCACCCCCGACAAGTGGCTCGTACAACTGGCCGAAATGCCGGATGGCGTCGGCTATGTCAGCATCGCCAAGGGCGTCGTCAAACCCTCGGGCGCTTACCTACAGCCCGATCGGCGCTACGCGCTGGGTTTAGGTTGTGAAGTGCAGTACGCTGACAGTCTCGTCTATGCACAAGGCTTGGACCTGAAAGGTCCGCCGGCCCGGATTGGGGTTAGCTGTCGGATTTGCGAGCGTAACGACTGCTCGCAACGGGCTTTCCCGCCCGTGGATCGAGCCTTCGAGGTGCTCGAACATGAACGCCGCTCGGTGCCTTTCTCTCTTGAAACTTAG
- a CDS encoding SDR family NAD(P)-dependent oxidoreductase: MQLNSDIAAIVTGGASGLGEATARRLAAEGVKVTIFDMNLERAQMVAAECGGLACRVDVTSDADVIAGLAEARASHGQERILVNCAGIVIGAKTVSRRRSDGALTAASTDDFDRVLRVNLGGTFRCIALATLGMVSLERLANGERGVVVSTASIASEDGQIGQAAYAASKAGVQGMALPIARDLASEGIRVNTILPGLFETPMMASLPPAVRESLATSVPFPARLGTGAEYASLVVEICSNAYLNAAAIRLDGAIRLAPR, from the coding sequence ATGCAACTCAATTCCGACATCGCGGCCATTGTGACGGGGGGCGCTTCCGGCCTTGGCGAAGCCACGGCGCGACGCTTGGCGGCCGAAGGCGTGAAGGTGACGATCTTCGACATGAATCTAGAGCGGGCTCAGATGGTCGCGGCCGAATGCGGCGGCCTCGCCTGTCGAGTTGACGTCACGAGCGATGCGGACGTGATCGCGGGCCTCGCGGAGGCTCGCGCAAGTCACGGTCAGGAGCGCATCCTCGTGAACTGCGCGGGCATCGTGATCGGCGCCAAGACCGTGTCGCGGCGAAGAAGCGATGGGGCGCTGACGGCCGCGTCGACGGATGACTTCGATCGTGTTCTTCGCGTCAATCTGGGCGGCACGTTTCGATGTATCGCACTGGCGACTTTGGGAATGGTGTCGCTTGAGCGCCTGGCAAATGGCGAGCGCGGAGTGGTCGTTTCGACGGCGTCCATCGCATCCGAGGACGGGCAGATCGGACAGGCCGCCTATGCGGCGTCGAAGGCGGGTGTTCAAGGGATGGCCCTTCCCATCGCCCGCGACTTGGCCAGTGAGGGCATACGAGTCAACACCATTCTCCCGGGACTTTTCGAAACGCCGATGATGGCGAGCTTGCCACCGGCCGTACGCGAAAGCCTTGCAACGAGCGTACCGTTCCCGGCGCGGCTGGGAACGGGCGCTGAATACGCCTCACTGGTCGTCGAAATCTGCAGCAACGCCTACTTGAACGCGGCGGCGATCCGGCTTGATGGCGCTATTCGGCTGGCGCCTCGATGA
- a CDS encoding electron transfer flavoprotein subunit beta/FixA family protein, whose protein sequence is MKVLVPVKRVIDYNVKARVKADQTGVDLANVKMSMNPFCEIAVEEAVRLKEKGVATEVVIVSIGPAQAQETIRTALAMGGDRGILITSDADLEPLAVAKLLAAVVAEENPNLVLMGKQAIDGDNNAVGQMLSALLGWPQATYASAVDISGSTAKVTREVDGGLQTLDVDLPAVVTADLRLNEPRYASLPNIMKAKKKEIASKAVADYGVDVAPRLKVLKVTEPAKRSAGIKVETAADLVSKLNTAGVL, encoded by the coding sequence ATGAAGGTCCTGGTCCCGGTCAAACGGGTTATCGATTACAACGTGAAGGCCCGCGTGAAGGCGGACCAGACGGGTGTCGACCTTGCCAACGTCAAGATGTCGATGAACCCCTTCTGCGAGATCGCGGTCGAGGAAGCCGTGCGTCTCAAGGAGAAGGGCGTGGCGACCGAGGTCGTCATCGTCAGCATTGGTCCGGCGCAAGCCCAGGAAACCATCCGCACGGCGCTGGCCATGGGCGGTGACCGCGGGATCCTGATCACCTCCGACGCCGACCTCGAGCCGCTGGCCGTGGCCAAGCTGCTCGCGGCCGTGGTCGCCGAGGAAAATCCGAACCTGGTCCTGATGGGCAAGCAGGCCATCGACGGCGACAACAACGCCGTGGGCCAGATGCTGTCGGCCCTGCTGGGCTGGCCGCAGGCCACCTACGCCTCTGCCGTGGACATCTCGGGCTCGACCGCCAAGGTCACCCGTGAAGTCGACGGCGGTCTGCAGACCCTGGACGTCGACCTCCCGGCCGTCGTCACCGCCGACCTGCGCCTCAACGAGCCGCGCTACGCTTCGCTGCCCAACATCATGAAGGCGAAGAAGAAGGAAATCGCGAGCAAGGCCGTCGCCGACTACGGCGTCGACGTCGCCCCGCGCCTCAAGGTCCTGAAGGTCACCGAACCGGCCAAGCGTTCGGCCGGCATCAAGGTCGAGACCGCCGCCGATCTGGTCTCGAAGCTCAACACCGCGGGGGTGCTGTAA
- a CDS encoding Lrp/AsnC family transcriptional regulator, whose translation MAFLNDLDETDLKILDTIQRNPPMTTAELAEHVGMSQSPCWRRLTRLKEEGYIVDQVTRLSAERLGLRTNIFANVKLSAHGQSNLNEFIEAVSRIPEVMEVHPTMGPFDFLLRIVTRDVEDYRELAFGRLLTLPTVQEINSTMSLGPVKMTTALPIR comes from the coding sequence ATGGCCTTTCTGAACGACCTCGATGAAACCGATCTGAAAATTCTGGACACCATCCAGCGCAATCCGCCGATGACCACAGCGGAGCTGGCCGAGCATGTGGGCATGTCGCAATCGCCCTGCTGGCGCCGCCTCACCCGTTTGAAGGAGGAAGGCTATATCGTCGATCAGGTCACCCGCCTTTCCGCGGAAAGGCTCGGCCTGCGCACGAACATCTTCGCCAACGTAAAGCTCTCCGCCCACGGCCAGAGCAATCTCAACGAGTTCATCGAGGCGGTGTCGCGCATCCCCGAAGTGATGGAGGTCCATCCCACGATGGGACCGTTCGACTTCTTGCTGCGGATCGTCACGCGGGATGTCGAGGACTACCGCGAACTGGCGTTTGGCAGGCTTTTGACCCTTCCGACCGTTCAGGAGATCAACTCCACCATGTCCTTGGGTCCGGTTAAGATGACGACGGCCCTTCCGATCCGATAG
- a CDS encoding electron transfer flavoprotein subunit alpha/FixB family protein: MAVLVVADNDNAHLRDGTHKTVTAALKISGDVDVLVLGKGAKAVADAAAKIAGVRKVLLAESDALGHGIAEAQADAVLALARSYDAILVPATAGGKNFAPRVAAKLDVAPISDIVEVVSADTFVRPIYAGNALETVQSGDSKKVITVRPTAFAAAAEGGSASVESVSGADAVKTRFVSEEMVKSDRPELAAAKIVVSGGRAMGSAEEFQRVIEPLADKLGAAVGASRAAVDAGYAPNDYQVGQTGKVVAPQLYVAIGISGAIQHLAGMKDSKVIVAINKDADAPIFQVADFGLVADYKTAVPELMDALT; this comes from the coding sequence ATGGCTGTTCTCGTCGTCGCCGATAACGACAACGCGCACCTGCGCGATGGCACCCACAAGACCGTGACCGCCGCCCTGAAGATCTCGGGCGACGTGGACGTCCTGGTCCTGGGCAAGGGCGCCAAGGCCGTGGCCGACGCCGCCGCCAAGATCGCCGGCGTCCGCAAGGTGCTGCTGGCCGAGTCCGACGCCCTGGGCCACGGCATCGCCGAAGCGCAGGCCGACGCCGTCCTGGCGCTCGCGCGCAGCTACGACGCGATCCTGGTCCCGGCCACCGCCGGCGGCAAGAACTTCGCCCCGCGCGTCGCCGCCAAGCTGGACGTCGCCCCGATCTCCGACATCGTCGAGGTCGTGTCGGCCGACACCTTCGTGCGCCCGATCTACGCCGGCAACGCCCTGGAGACCGTCCAGTCGGGCGACTCCAAGAAGGTGATCACCGTCCGTCCGACCGCCTTCGCGGCGGCCGCCGAGGGCGGCTCGGCCTCGGTCGAGAGCGTCTCGGGCGCCGATGCGGTCAAGACCCGCTTCGTCAGCGAAGAGATGGTCAAGTCGGACCGTCCGGAACTGGCCGCGGCCAAGATCGTCGTCTCGGGCGGTCGCGCCATGGGTTCGGCCGAGGAGTTCCAGCGCGTGATCGAACCGCTGGCCGACAAGCTGGGCGCCGCCGTCGGCGCCTCGCGCGCGGCCGTCGACGCCGGCTACGCCCCGAACGACTACCAGGTCGGCCAGACCGGCAAGGTCGTGGCCCCGCAGCTGTACGTCGCCATCGGCATCTCGGGCGCGATCCAGCACCTGGCCGGCATGAAGGACTCCAAGGTGATCGTCGCGATCAACAAGGACGCCGACGCGCCGATCTTCCAGGTGGCCGACTTCGGCCTGGTCGCCGACTACAAGACGGCCGTGCCGGAGCTGATGGACGCCCTGACCTGA
- a CDS encoding acetyl/propionyl/methylcrotonyl-CoA carboxylase subunit alpha, with the protein MFEKLLIANRGEIAVRVIKTCRRLGIKTVVVYSDADAGSLAVEMADETVHIGASPAAQSYLVADKIIAACKQTGAEAVHPGFGFLSENAGFAQRCADEGVVFIGPNPGAIQAMGDKIESKKFAQASGVSCVPGHIGEIADTAEAVTIAEQIGYPVMIKASAGGGGKGIRVAWNRKDVEEGFPAVRAEAKASFGDDRIFIEKFIESPRHIEIQVLGDKHGNVVHLFERECSIQRRNQKVIEEAPSPLLDEATRAAMGAQAVALAKAVNYDSAGTVEFVAGQDKSFFFLEMNTRLQVEHPVTELITGLDLVEQMIRSAYGEKMAFEQKDLKINGWAIESRIYAEDPYRKFLPSIGRLVRYDPPEEGEHGAYTIRNDAGVREGDEISMYYDPMISKLCSWAPTRIAAIDGMGRALEDFHIEGLGQNIPFLAAVMDQERFRSGKISTNYIKDEFADGFQGTEPTADQIDILTAVGAAMQRVYATRARSYASGLIGPARDEWVVAVGHAKRSVKVSGEADVIVALLDENRALTLTDIDWRPGKPVFRAALNGKAFTVQVAPAAEGFDIRHRATKARVLVLTPRSAELHNKLPEKQAADTSKLVLSPMPGLVVSMDVAAGQQVREGEVVCVLEAMKMQNIIRAERDGVVKAVNAKGGDPVAADEVLVEFS; encoded by the coding sequence ATGTTCGAAAAACTCCTGATCGCCAACCGTGGCGAAATCGCCGTCCGCGTGATCAAGACCTGCCGCCGCCTGGGCATCAAGACGGTGGTGGTCTATTCCGACGCCGACGCCGGCTCGCTCGCGGTCGAGATGGCCGACGAGACCGTGCACATCGGCGCCTCGCCGGCCGCCCAGTCCTATCTCGTCGCCGACAAGATCATCGCCGCCTGCAAGCAGACGGGCGCGGAAGCGGTGCACCCGGGCTTCGGCTTCCTGTCCGAGAACGCCGGCTTCGCCCAGCGCTGCGCCGACGAGGGCGTCGTCTTCATCGGTCCCAACCCCGGCGCCATCCAGGCCATGGGCGACAAGATCGAGAGCAAGAAGTTCGCCCAGGCCTCGGGCGTGTCCTGCGTGCCCGGCCACATCGGCGAGATCGCCGACACCGCCGAGGCCGTCACCATCGCCGAGCAGATCGGCTATCCGGTGATGATCAAGGCGTCGGCCGGCGGCGGCGGCAAGGGCATCCGCGTGGCCTGGAACCGCAAGGACGTCGAGGAGGGCTTCCCTGCCGTCCGCGCCGAGGCCAAGGCCAGCTTCGGCGACGACCGCATCTTCATCGAGAAATTCATCGAGAGCCCGCGCCACATCGAAATCCAGGTGCTGGGCGACAAGCACGGCAACGTCGTCCACCTGTTCGAACGCGAGTGCTCGATCCAGCGCCGCAACCAGAAGGTCATCGAGGAGGCCCCGTCGCCCCTGCTGGACGAGGCCACCCGCGCCGCCATGGGCGCCCAGGCCGTCGCCCTGGCCAAGGCGGTGAACTACGATAGCGCCGGCACGGTCGAGTTCGTCGCCGGCCAGGACAAGAGCTTCTTCTTCCTGGAGATGAACACCCGCCTGCAGGTCGAGCACCCGGTCACCGAGCTGATCACGGGCCTCGATCTGGTCGAGCAGATGATCCGCTCGGCCTACGGGGAGAAGATGGCCTTCGAGCAGAAGGACCTGAAGATCAACGGCTGGGCCATCGAGAGCCGCATCTACGCCGAGGATCCCTACCGCAAGTTCCTGCCCAGCATCGGCCGCCTGGTCCGCTACGACCCGCCGGAAGAGGGCGAGCACGGCGCCTACACGATCCGCAACGACGCCGGCGTCCGCGAGGGCGATGAGATCTCGATGTACTACGACCCGATGATCTCCAAGCTGTGCAGCTGGGCGCCGACCCGCATCGCGGCGATCGACGGCATGGGCCGGGCGCTGGAGGACTTCCACATCGAGGGCCTGGGCCAGAACATCCCGTTCCTGGCGGCGGTGATGGACCAGGAGCGCTTCCGCTCGGGCAAGATCTCGACCAACTACATCAAGGACGAGTTCGCGGACGGCTTCCAGGGCACGGAGCCGACGGCCGACCAGATCGACATCCTGACCGCCGTCGGCGCGGCGATGCAGCGGGTCTACGCCACGCGAGCCCGCTCCTACGCCTCGGGCCTGATCGGGCCGGCGCGTGACGAGTGGGTGGTCGCGGTTGGCCACGCCAAGCGTTCCGTGAAGGTCTCCGGCGAGGCCGACGTGATCGTCGCGCTTCTTGACGAGAACCGCGCCCTGACCCTGACCGACATCGACTGGCGTCCAGGCAAGCCGGTGTTCCGCGCCGCACTGAACGGCAAGGCCTTCACCGTCCAGGTCGCACCGGCCGCCGAGGGTTTCGACATCCGCCACCGCGCCACCAAGGCCCGGGTGCTGGTCCTGACGCCGCGCTCGGCCGAACTGCACAACAAGCTGCCCGAGAAGCAGGCCGCGGACACCTCCAAGCTGGTGCTCTCGCCGATGCCGGGCTTGGTGGTCTCGATGGACGTCGCCGCCGGCCAGCAGGTCCGCGAGGGTGAGGTCGTCTGCGTGCTCGAGGCCATGAAGATGCAGAACATCATCCGCGCCGAGCGCGATGGCGTCGTGAAGGCCGTCAACGCCAAGGGCGGCGATCCGGTCGCGGCCGACGAGGTGCTGGTGGAGTTCTCATGA